The following are encoded together in the Vigna unguiculata cultivar IT97K-499-35 chromosome 2, ASM411807v1, whole genome shotgun sequence genome:
- the LOC114174106 gene encoding uncharacterized membrane protein YFL034W-like isoform X3, producing the protein MAATSYLTPTQRYVAGALFGLALNQAHFHQTHPLGLSTDDFPSDSERTPSKLEVSDDPSLWVHEHHALLRPVFKYLDIDPAAWSGLEETAVSTSVSRHVGPLLRLLSEESGDDYSERSDKELALSGAVDAMVLSMESNSESLTSRREKLREYEHQCREKFSTSDAESNSEKIDMQLDTKEEAGTPFHDCEEPDQGSIHSNIDESPIEEVMMLSYPRKVAVLYELLCACLSDLGENNKKHGRRRKGYDARHRVSLRLLATWLDIKWSKMEGIETIVASSAMAFIKEQESSKEETLSKENKGDRWKKGCIIGAAALTGGTLMAITGGLAAPAIAAGLGALAPTLGTLIPVIGASGFAAAATAAGHVAGSVAVAASFGAAGAGLSGTKMARRVGGVDEFEFKVIGENHNQGLLAVEIMISGFVFEDEDFIRPWEGVNDNLERYALQWESKNLYALSTAIRDWLTSRIAGALMKRGAMLTVLHSLLTALAWPVTLLAATEFIDSTWTIAIDRSDKAGKLLAEVLLGGLQGNRLLAGGKSYFQMSGVFG; encoded by the exons ATGGCGGCAACGTCGTATCTGACGCCGACGCAGAGGTACGTGGCGGGAGCATTGTTCGGGTTGGCGCTGAACCAGGCCCATTTTCACCAGACCCACCCGTTGGGCCTATCAACCGACGACTTCCCTTCTGACTCTGAACGTACTCCCTCCAAGCTCGAAGTTTCCGACGATCCCAGCCTTTGGGTCCATGAACATCACGCATTGCTTCGCCCTGTTTTCAA GTACTTAGATATTGATCCCGCTGCATGGTCTGGACTCGAGGAAACTGCTGTCTCTACTTCAGTTTCACGTCACGTCGGACCC TTATTGAGACTATTATCAGAAGAATCTGGTGATGATTATTCCGAAAGGTCAGATAAAGAACTTGCTTTGTCCGGAGCTGTTGATGCCATGGTACTTAGCATGGAAAGCAATTCAGAGTCTCTCACGTCTAGAAGGGAGAAGCTACGTGAATACGAACATCAATGTCGTGAAAAGTTTTCAACTTCTGATGCTGAATCAAATTCTGAGAAGATAGATATGCAATTAGACACCAAGGAGGAGGCCGGTACTCCTTTCCATGATTGTGAAGAACCAGATCAGGGATCTATTCATAGTAATATTGATGAGAGTCCAATTGAAGAGGTAATGATGCTCAGCTATCCAAGGAAAGTGGCAGTGCTTTATGAACTTCTCTGTGCTTGTCTATCAGATTTAGGTGAAAATAACAAGAAACATGGCCGGAGGAGAAAGGGCTATGATGCTCGACATCGTGTCTCTCTGCGGCTGCTGGCAACTTGGCTCGATATCAAGTGGTCAAAAATG GAGGGCATTGAGACAATAGTTGCCAGTTCTGCAATGGCTTTCATTAAAGAGCAAGAGTCAAGTAAAGAAGAAACTCTATCAAAAGAAAACAAGGGGGATAGATGGAAGAAGGGTTGTATCATTGGTGCCGCTGCCTTGACCGGTGGAACTTTGATGGCTATTACTGGGG GATTAGCTGCCCCAGCTATTGCTGCTGGACTTGGTGCTTTGGCTCCAACTTTGGGTACTCTGATCCCTGTAATTGGAGCAAGTGGATTTGCTGCAGCTGCTACTGCTGCTGGACATGTTGCTGGTTCTGTTGCTGTTGCTGCGTCATTTGGAG CTGCTGGAGCTGGACTCTCTGGAACCAAAATGGCTAGAAGAGTTGGGGGTGTTGATGAGTTTGAATTCAAAGTTATTGGAGAAAATCATAACCAAGGT CTGCTTGCGGTTGAGATCATGATCTCTGGATTCGTCTTTGAGGATGAAGATTTTATAAGGCCTTGGGAGGGAGTGAATGACAACTTGGAGAG GTATGCTCTGCAGTGGGAGTCCAAGAATCTATATGCCCTGAGCACTGCAATTCGGGATTGGCTTACTTCAA GAATTGCGGGGGCACTGATGAAGCGAGGGGCAATGTTGACGGTCTTGCATAGTCTTTTAACTGCATTAGCTTGGCCGGTTACATTACTTGCAGCAACTGAGTTCATAGACAGCACATGGACAATTGCTATTGACAG ATCTGACAAGGCAGGGAAGTTGCTTGCCGAAGTATTATTGGGAGGACTGCAGGGAAATAg GTTACTCGCTGGGGGCAAGAGTTATTTTCAAATGTCTGGAGTGTTTGGCTGA
- the LOC114174106 gene encoding transmembrane and coiled-coil domain-containing protein 4-like isoform X1: MAATSYLTPTQRYVAGALFGLALNQAHFHQTHPLGLSTDDFPSDSERTPSKLEVSDDPSLWVHEHHALLRPVFKYLDIDPAAWSGLEETAVSTSVSRHVGPLLRLLSEESGDDYSERSDKELALSGAVDAMVLSMESNSESLTSRREKLREYEHQCREKFSTSDAESNSEKIDMQLDTKEEAGTPFHDCEEPDQGSIHSNIDESPIEEVMMLSYPRKVAVLYELLCACLSDLGENNKKHGRRRKGYDARHRVSLRLLATWLDIKWSKMEGIETIVASSAMAFIKEQESSKEETLSKENKGDRWKKGCIIGAAALTGGTLMAITGGLAAPAIAAGLGALAPTLGTLIPVIGASGFAAAATAAGHVAGSVAVAASFGAAGAGLSGTKMARRVGGVDEFEFKVIGENHNQGLLAVEIMISGFVFEDEDFIRPWEGVNDNLERYALQWESKNLYALSTAIRDWLTSRIAGALMKRGAMLTVLHSLLTALAWPVTLLAATEFIDSTWTIAIDRSDKAGKLLAEVLLGGLQGNRPVTLVGYSLGARVIFKCLECLAETKNSAELVERVVLLGAPIAIRDENWETVRKMVAGRFINAYSSNDWMLGIAFRASLLSQGLAGIQPVDIPGIQNVNVTDHIEGHSSYLWATQQVIDELQLDSYYPVFT; this comes from the exons ATGGCGGCAACGTCGTATCTGACGCCGACGCAGAGGTACGTGGCGGGAGCATTGTTCGGGTTGGCGCTGAACCAGGCCCATTTTCACCAGACCCACCCGTTGGGCCTATCAACCGACGACTTCCCTTCTGACTCTGAACGTACTCCCTCCAAGCTCGAAGTTTCCGACGATCCCAGCCTTTGGGTCCATGAACATCACGCATTGCTTCGCCCTGTTTTCAA GTACTTAGATATTGATCCCGCTGCATGGTCTGGACTCGAGGAAACTGCTGTCTCTACTTCAGTTTCACGTCACGTCGGACCC TTATTGAGACTATTATCAGAAGAATCTGGTGATGATTATTCCGAAAGGTCAGATAAAGAACTTGCTTTGTCCGGAGCTGTTGATGCCATGGTACTTAGCATGGAAAGCAATTCAGAGTCTCTCACGTCTAGAAGGGAGAAGCTACGTGAATACGAACATCAATGTCGTGAAAAGTTTTCAACTTCTGATGCTGAATCAAATTCTGAGAAGATAGATATGCAATTAGACACCAAGGAGGAGGCCGGTACTCCTTTCCATGATTGTGAAGAACCAGATCAGGGATCTATTCATAGTAATATTGATGAGAGTCCAATTGAAGAGGTAATGATGCTCAGCTATCCAAGGAAAGTGGCAGTGCTTTATGAACTTCTCTGTGCTTGTCTATCAGATTTAGGTGAAAATAACAAGAAACATGGCCGGAGGAGAAAGGGCTATGATGCTCGACATCGTGTCTCTCTGCGGCTGCTGGCAACTTGGCTCGATATCAAGTGGTCAAAAATG GAGGGCATTGAGACAATAGTTGCCAGTTCTGCAATGGCTTTCATTAAAGAGCAAGAGTCAAGTAAAGAAGAAACTCTATCAAAAGAAAACAAGGGGGATAGATGGAAGAAGGGTTGTATCATTGGTGCCGCTGCCTTGACCGGTGGAACTTTGATGGCTATTACTGGGG GATTAGCTGCCCCAGCTATTGCTGCTGGACTTGGTGCTTTGGCTCCAACTTTGGGTACTCTGATCCCTGTAATTGGAGCAAGTGGATTTGCTGCAGCTGCTACTGCTGCTGGACATGTTGCTGGTTCTGTTGCTGTTGCTGCGTCATTTGGAG CTGCTGGAGCTGGACTCTCTGGAACCAAAATGGCTAGAAGAGTTGGGGGTGTTGATGAGTTTGAATTCAAAGTTATTGGAGAAAATCATAACCAAGGT CTGCTTGCGGTTGAGATCATGATCTCTGGATTCGTCTTTGAGGATGAAGATTTTATAAGGCCTTGGGAGGGAGTGAATGACAACTTGGAGAG GTATGCTCTGCAGTGGGAGTCCAAGAATCTATATGCCCTGAGCACTGCAATTCGGGATTGGCTTACTTCAA GAATTGCGGGGGCACTGATGAAGCGAGGGGCAATGTTGACGGTCTTGCATAGTCTTTTAACTGCATTAGCTTGGCCGGTTACATTACTTGCAGCAACTGAGTTCATAGACAGCACATGGACAATTGCTATTGACAG ATCTGACAAGGCAGGGAAGTTGCTTGCCGAAGTATTATTGGGAGGACTGCAGGGAAATAg GCCTGTTACACTTGTAGGTTACTCGCTGGGGGCAAGAGTTATTTTCAAATGTCTGGAGTGTTTGGCTGAAACAAAAAACAGTG CTGAACTGGTAGAAAGAGTTGTTCTTCTTGGAGCACCCATTGCAATCAGGGATGAAAATTGGGAAACTGTTCGAAAG ATGGTAGCTGGAAGATTTATAAATGCTTACTCAAGCAATGACTGGATGCTTGGAATTGCTTTCCGTGCCAG TCTACTTTCTCAAGGATTAGCTGGAATCCAACCTGTCGACATTCCTGGGATCCAAAAC GTTAACGTGACAGATCACATAGAGGGACATTCTTCATATTTGTGGGCTACACAACAGGTTATAGATGAACTTCAATTAGATTCGTATTATCCTGTTTTCACATAA
- the LOC114174106 gene encoding transmembrane and coiled-coil domain-containing protein 4-like isoform X2, with amino-acid sequence MYLDIDPAAWSGLEETAVSTSVSRHVGPLLRLLSEESGDDYSERSDKELALSGAVDAMVLSMESNSESLTSRREKLREYEHQCREKFSTSDAESNSEKIDMQLDTKEEAGTPFHDCEEPDQGSIHSNIDESPIEEVMMLSYPRKVAVLYELLCACLSDLGENNKKHGRRRKGYDARHRVSLRLLATWLDIKWSKMEGIETIVASSAMAFIKEQESSKEETLSKENKGDRWKKGCIIGAAALTGGTLMAITGGLAAPAIAAGLGALAPTLGTLIPVIGASGFAAAATAAGHVAGSVAVAASFGAAGAGLSGTKMARRVGGVDEFEFKVIGENHNQGLLAVEIMISGFVFEDEDFIRPWEGVNDNLERYALQWESKNLYALSTAIRDWLTSRIAGALMKRGAMLTVLHSLLTALAWPVTLLAATEFIDSTWTIAIDRSDKAGKLLAEVLLGGLQGNRPVTLVGYSLGARVIFKCLECLAETKNSAELVERVVLLGAPIAIRDENWETVRKMVAGRFINAYSSNDWMLGIAFRASLLSQGLAGIQPVDIPGIQNVNVTDHIEGHSSYLWATQQVIDELQLDSYYPVFT; translated from the exons AT GTACTTAGATATTGATCCCGCTGCATGGTCTGGACTCGAGGAAACTGCTGTCTCTACTTCAGTTTCACGTCACGTCGGACCC TTATTGAGACTATTATCAGAAGAATCTGGTGATGATTATTCCGAAAGGTCAGATAAAGAACTTGCTTTGTCCGGAGCTGTTGATGCCATGGTACTTAGCATGGAAAGCAATTCAGAGTCTCTCACGTCTAGAAGGGAGAAGCTACGTGAATACGAACATCAATGTCGTGAAAAGTTTTCAACTTCTGATGCTGAATCAAATTCTGAGAAGATAGATATGCAATTAGACACCAAGGAGGAGGCCGGTACTCCTTTCCATGATTGTGAAGAACCAGATCAGGGATCTATTCATAGTAATATTGATGAGAGTCCAATTGAAGAGGTAATGATGCTCAGCTATCCAAGGAAAGTGGCAGTGCTTTATGAACTTCTCTGTGCTTGTCTATCAGATTTAGGTGAAAATAACAAGAAACATGGCCGGAGGAGAAAGGGCTATGATGCTCGACATCGTGTCTCTCTGCGGCTGCTGGCAACTTGGCTCGATATCAAGTGGTCAAAAATG GAGGGCATTGAGACAATAGTTGCCAGTTCTGCAATGGCTTTCATTAAAGAGCAAGAGTCAAGTAAAGAAGAAACTCTATCAAAAGAAAACAAGGGGGATAGATGGAAGAAGGGTTGTATCATTGGTGCCGCTGCCTTGACCGGTGGAACTTTGATGGCTATTACTGGGG GATTAGCTGCCCCAGCTATTGCTGCTGGACTTGGTGCTTTGGCTCCAACTTTGGGTACTCTGATCCCTGTAATTGGAGCAAGTGGATTTGCTGCAGCTGCTACTGCTGCTGGACATGTTGCTGGTTCTGTTGCTGTTGCTGCGTCATTTGGAG CTGCTGGAGCTGGACTCTCTGGAACCAAAATGGCTAGAAGAGTTGGGGGTGTTGATGAGTTTGAATTCAAAGTTATTGGAGAAAATCATAACCAAGGT CTGCTTGCGGTTGAGATCATGATCTCTGGATTCGTCTTTGAGGATGAAGATTTTATAAGGCCTTGGGAGGGAGTGAATGACAACTTGGAGAG GTATGCTCTGCAGTGGGAGTCCAAGAATCTATATGCCCTGAGCACTGCAATTCGGGATTGGCTTACTTCAA GAATTGCGGGGGCACTGATGAAGCGAGGGGCAATGTTGACGGTCTTGCATAGTCTTTTAACTGCATTAGCTTGGCCGGTTACATTACTTGCAGCAACTGAGTTCATAGACAGCACATGGACAATTGCTATTGACAG ATCTGACAAGGCAGGGAAGTTGCTTGCCGAAGTATTATTGGGAGGACTGCAGGGAAATAg GCCTGTTACACTTGTAGGTTACTCGCTGGGGGCAAGAGTTATTTTCAAATGTCTGGAGTGTTTGGCTGAAACAAAAAACAGTG CTGAACTGGTAGAAAGAGTTGTTCTTCTTGGAGCACCCATTGCAATCAGGGATGAAAATTGGGAAACTGTTCGAAAG ATGGTAGCTGGAAGATTTATAAATGCTTACTCAAGCAATGACTGGATGCTTGGAATTGCTTTCCGTGCCAG TCTACTTTCTCAAGGATTAGCTGGAATCCAACCTGTCGACATTCCTGGGATCCAAAAC GTTAACGTGACAGATCACATAGAGGGACATTCTTCATATTTGTGGGCTACACAACAGGTTATAGATGAACTTCAATTAGATTCGTATTATCCTGTTTTCACATAA